A window of Gadus chalcogrammus isolate NIFS_2021 chromosome 16, NIFS_Gcha_1.0, whole genome shotgun sequence contains these coding sequences:
- the LOC130406708 gene encoding A disintegrin and metalloproteinase with thrombospondin motifs 15-like, which yields MVPLRRSWIILMDILIYTKLNLCMEIDFCTPVELDERLAMRQLLGRTDSTAENHVVFKLNAFRKVFYLHLSPDSNFLGPLSIELRAPASAGGASRQCFYSGDVNADPRSFAAVSLCKGLQGIFAHNGTEYFISLFGGEESPEAGRNFDRTHVIRRRTRAHFSDGSDGSGPFASRCGVAHTNAKFNLSSDTLQKYEFMKEFEMDGATETVMRSLGRSKRFASIPRFVEVLVVADNSMVKFHGDDLKHYLLTLMSVAARLYKHPSILNSINIVVVGLMAIHEEDKGPKVSSNAALTLRNFCSWQKKLNKYNDQHPAYWDTAILFTKQDLCGAKTCDTLGMADVGTICDPKRSCSVIEDDGLPSAFTTAHELGHVFNMPHDNVKACEAVFGKLRDNQMMSPTLIQIDRSRPWSVCSAAIITEFLDRGHGECLLDQPQNQLTLPETLPGSSYSLHRQCELAFGSGSRPCPYMHPCTKLWCTGKARGQLVCQTRHFPWADGTSCGTSRVCYRGGCVDKNNTVHIKVDGKWGKWGTFGACSRTCGGGVQLAKRECNNPVPDNGGKYCYGLRIKYRSCNFSTCPETGKSYREEQCEAFNGFNLKTNRLSSSVGWVPKYSGISPKDKCKLICRANGTGYFYVLAPKVVDGTPCSPDTSAVCVQGRCIKAGCDHRLNSNSKFDKCGVCGGDNQACKKVSGHFMKPIHGYNLVLTLPVGASNVDIRQRGYRGLVGDENYLAVKNQHGRYLLNGDYVVSAAERDLLVRGSLLRYSGTSTAVETLLATRPLQEPLTVEVLSVGRMTPPRVRYSFYVRREEEPLKEEERLKEEEPLKKEEPLKKEEPLKKEKPLKKEEPLTKEEPRNKEQPLNKEAPPRKKEPRNKKEPRNKKEPQNKKEPQNKKEPQNKEEPLKKEKPLKEEEPLKEEEPLKEEKPLKEEEPLKEEKLLKEEEPLKEEKLLKEEEPRNKEEPRNKEVPLKKEEHGREGEPLKEEERDKNSVLAYSNKVEAEEPALGSSRPSQWVAGEWDRCTVTCGHGLQKRPVGCRGAEGRPAGDCHMGGRPAAMRVCGAPCPLWDVGPWAHCSKSCGRGYKRRPLRCVSHNSLTLPRDQCSGRKKPQELDLCNLRPC from the exons ATGGTTCCACTTCGTAGGTCGTGGATCATTCTGATGGATATTTTAATATATACCAAACTGAACCTTTGCATGGAAATCGATTTTTGCACACCGGTTGAGCTCGACGAGCGACTTGCAATGAGGCAACTCCTTGGGCGCACGGATAGCACGGCTGAAAACCATGTAGTGTTTAAACTCAATGCTTTCAGAAAAGTATTTTACCTACACCTTTCCCCCGATTCTAATTTCCTTGGCCCGTTAAGTATAGAGCTCCGTGCCCCTGCATCTGCAGGTGGAGCGTCGAGGCAGTGCTTCTATTCCGGCGACGTGAACGCGGACCCGCGCTCCTTCGCGGCTGTCAGTCTCTGCAAGGGGCTCCAAGGAATTTTCGCGCATAACGGAACGGAGTATTTTATAAGCCTGTTTGGGGGTGAAGAAAGTCCGGAGGCTGGGAGGAATTTTGACAGGACGCATGTCATCCGTCGCCGGACGCGGGCTCACTTTAGTGATGGAAGCGATGGAAGCGGTCCCTTCGCCAGCAGGTGCGGAGTGGCACACACTAACGCCAAGTTCAACCTTTCCTCGGATACTCTGCAAAAGTACGAGTTCATGAAGGAATTCGAGATGGATGGTGCGACCGAAACCGTCATGAGATCGTTGGGAAGATCGAAACGCTTCGCATCTATCCCCAGgtttgtggaggtgctggtggtcgCGGACAACTCAATGGTCAAATTCCACGGCGATGACCTCAAGCATTACCTCCTGACCTTGATGTCGGTGGCCGCCAGGCTTTACAAACATCCCAGTATTCTGAACTCCATAAACATAGTGGTGGTAGGCCTAATGGCTATACACGAAGAAGACAAGGGGCCTAAAGTGTCCAGCAACGCAGCTCTTACGCTGCGTAATTTCTGCTCCTGGCAGAAAAAGTTGAATAAATACAACGACCAACATCCCGCCTACTGGGACACAGCCATACTTTTCACCAAGCAG GACCTTTGTGGGGCCAAAACCTGCGACACTCTGGGGATGGCTGATGTGGGGACCATCTGCGACCCCAAGAGGAGCTGCTCTGTCATTGAGGATGACGGCCTACCCTCGGCCTTCACCACAGCTCATGAACTAG gcCACGTCTTCAACATGCCCCATGACAATGTGAAGGCCTGTGAAGCGGTGTTTGGGAAGCTGAGGGACAACCAAATGATGTCTCCTACGCTGATTCAGATTGACAGGAGCCGGCCCTGGTCTGTGTGCAGTGCTGCCATTATCACAGAGTTCCTGGACAGAGGTCATG GAGAATGTTTGCTGGACCAGCCCCAGAACCAGCTGACTCTCCCAGAGACCCTCCCTGGCTCCAGCTACAGCCTCCACCGCCAGTGTGAGCTTGCCTTCGGGAGCGGCTCCAGGCCATGCCCCTACATGCATCCCTGCACCAAGCTATGGTGCACGGGGAAGGCCCGTGGGCAGCTGGTGTGCCAGACCAGACATTTCCCATGGGCAGACGGCACCAGCTGCGGAACCAGCAGAGTCTGCTACCGAGGGGGATGCGtggacaaaaacaacactgtgCACATCAAG GTGGATGGCAAGTGGGGAAAGTGGGGTACGTTTGGGGCCTGCTCTCGGACCTGCGGTGGGGGGGTCCAACTGGCCAAGAGGGAATGCAACAATCCTGTGCCAGATAACGGCGGAAAATATTGCTATGGCCTCCGCATTAAATACCGCTCCTGCAACTTCAGTACTTGTCCTGAAACAG GAAAGAGTTACCGCGAGGAGCAGTGCGAGGCGTTCAATGGCTTCAACCTGAAAACCAACCGCCTCAGCTCCTCCGTGGGCTGGGTCCCCAAGTACTCAGGGATCTCTCCCAAGGACAAATGTAAACTCATCTGCCGAGCCAACGGAACTGGATACTTTTACGTGCTTGCTCCGAAG GTGGTGGATGGGACCCCCTGCTCCCCGGACACCTCGGCTGTGTGCGTGCAGGGGAGGTGCATCAAGGCTGGCTGCGACCACAGGCTCAACTCCAACAGCAAGTTTGacaagtgtggtgtgtgtggtggagacAACCAGGCCTGCAAGAAGGTGTCGGGACATTTCATGAAACCCAT ACATGGCTACAATCTGGTGTTAACCCTGCCGGTCGGGGCCTCCAACGTGGACATCCGCCAGCGGGGGTACCGGGGCCTGGTGGGAGACGAGAACTACCTGGCGGTGAAGAACCAGCACGGCCGCTACCTCCTGAACGGAGACTACGTGGTGTCGGCGGCCGAGCGGGACCTGCTGGTGAGGGGCAGCCTGCTGCGCTACAGCGGCACCTCCACGGCCGTGGAGACCCTGCTGGCCACCAGACCCCTCCAGGAGCCCCTCACCGTGGAGGTGCTGTCCGTGGGGAGGATGACCCCGCCCAGGGTGCGCTACTCCTTCTACGTccgcagggaggaggagcccctgaaggaggaggagcgcctaaaggaggaggagccccTGAAGAAGGAGGAGCCCCTGAAGAAGGAGGAGCCCCTGAAGAAGGAGAAGCCCCTGAAGAAGGAGGAGCCCCTGACGAAGGAGGAGCCCCGGAACAAAGAGCAGCCCCTGAACAAGGAAGCGCCCCCACGCAAGAAGGAGCCCCGGAACAAGAAGGAGCCCAGGAACAAGAAGGAGCCCCAGAACAAGAAGGAGCCCCAGAACAAGAAGGAGCCCCAGAACAAGGAGGAGCCTCTGAAAAAGGAGAAgcccctgaaggaggaggagcccctgaaggaggaggagcccctgaaggaggagaagcccctgaaggaggaggagcccctgaaggaggagaagctcctgaaggaggaggagcccctgaaggaggagaagctcctgaaggaggaggagccccgGAACAAAGAGGAGCCCCGGAACAAGGAGGTGCCCCTGAAGAAGGAGGAGCATGGGCGTGAGGGGGAgcccctgaaggaggaggaacgCGACAAGAACAGCGTGCTGGCTTACAGCAACaaggtggaggctgaggagcCGGCGCTGGGCTCCAGCCGCCCAAGCCAGTGGGTGGCGGGCGAGTGGGACAGGTGCACGGTGACGTGCGGCCACGGGCTCCAGAAGAGGCCGGTGGGGTGCCGGGGTGCGGAGGGTCGCCCCGCGGGGGATTGTCACATGGGCGGGAGGCCGGCGGCTATGAGGGTGTGCGGGGCCCCCTGCCCCCTGTGGGACGTGGGGCCCTGGGCACATTGCTCCAAGTCCTGTGGGCGGGGCTACAAGCGGCGTCCACTGAGGTGTGTGAGCCACAACAGTTTGACTTTACCCAGAGATCAGTGCTCTGGAAGGAAAAAGCCTCAGGAATTGGACCTCTGTAATTTGAGGCCATGTTAA